TTAagtataatattattattattactattattattattattattattattattattattattattattattattattattattattattattattattattattattattattattattattattattaggtgGTATGTACAcaatatttttgaaatggGCGTGAGGAATtactttaatttatttttattattattattattattggagGAGGCgagatttttattattattgttattattattattattttaatattttattattattgttattatatattgatatttttagtttttccaatatattttatattttgttttatttttatattttattttactatattttaattttactatactttaattttaatttaatttattttctattatttttggtGAATCTTTTTAAAACGATGATTGGTTTGTAAAAATTTTGtgaaaaaaatacaaaaaaaaaaaaaaaaattaattttaaaaaaagtttgaaaaaaaaaaaaaaagaaaaaaaaaaagatatattgTTTTGATGGTGGAGTATTGGGTTGTTTATGTTTaaactataattatttttgatttagcGATTCTTAAATTATCTATATGactatatttataaatagataactgcaaatattaataaaattattattatttttattattgtttttattattatttttttataagagTGTGGGGTGATAGTGGtttaattttctaaaatttttttttttttttttttttgtggaaAAAAACGGTGCGAAAAGAgcaatttttataataataatcaaaaaataaaaaaaaaataaaaaaaataaaaaaaaaaaataaaaaaaaaaaaaaataaaaaaaaattagttttgttttttttgaggCGAATGTCAAAACTAGTTTTGAAATATTCCTTTTGCCAAAAATTCTCTATGGCATCCTGGGGGCGAAATTTCTTGTGGTGATTAgagtcattttttttttttttttttttttttttttttttttactttattttattcataacttttatacttttttattttgatttttattttttaattttttactatttttattttcatttttttttttgttttgattttatttgtctttttaattttataaggattttttttttttttttcaattcatATTTATGATTcatcaatttattaaattaatttaccaaaaataaaagataaaattgcAATGGCAAATATAACAATTAAagtttgataatgattgaaACCACCTTTTGTTTGTTGAGATACATTGGTTGGTGTTAtattaccttttttaattttgtcgAGTTCCTGAgtattaaaatgaaatttaaaattaattaaaaatcagtgatatttgatttttttttttttttttttttttttttttataaatatatatttaaacatacatcatttaaatttttaagttGATTACGTAGTTTTTCAGTTTCAGTATCTTGTATTGAGGAGGAGGGTGTTGTATTTTGTACATTTCTTTTTGTAATATCTGTTTTTGAAGATTTAGAATCGGTTCTATTTGAAGTTGCTGTCAATGAAGATgcactattactattagtaTTACTAttggaggtggtggtggtggttgtggtatCTATATTACTATTGCTAATGTTACTGGTTTTATTGGTTTCATGATCATGTTTTTGTGTATtgctactattactattattattaatactattaacTTCTGAAAATAATGTACTGTTAGATTTATAATCATTTGTGCTGTTACTTGATGGATTTGATGGTGATTGTTGTTCATTTGATGGTAAAGAAAATACtgcttttaatttattttttgtg
This region of Dictyostelium discoideum AX4 chromosome 3 chromosome, whole genome shotgun sequence genomic DNA includes:
- a CDS encoding major sperm protein domain-containing protein (Similar to MSP~Similar to VAP), whose product is MSNNVSSSPSLNPKSSFLKIRPKELVYHPPFMGVITNELKLYNSSDEHTIAFKVKTTAPIRYCVRPNTGIIPPGKSIDVQILLNCTKDSPSISMKTKDKFQILSIVVTDPNIDPKSIWTNSPPNLITKNKLKAVFSLPSNEQQSPSNPSSNSTNDYKSNSTLFSEVNSINNNSNSSNTQKHDHETNKTSNISNSNIDTTTTTTTSNSNTNSNSASSLTATSNRTDSKSSKTDITKRNVQNTTPSSSIQDTETEKLRNQLKNLNDELDKIKKGNITPTNVSQQTKGGFNHYQTLIVIFAIAILSFIFGKLI